A single Maridesulfovibrio frigidus DSM 17176 DNA region contains:
- a CDS encoding PilZ domain-containing protein, with translation MMSQSAKLKAACTPGLRVAIELGGLNDKAPSIVLGGYPSKYVLLKEPMVHPNDKAIWSEYLYSGNEATVRYIFEGVASGFKTNIIKLINSPDKILFLKYPKRIETYNLRRHKRINCFLEADVIIEKQKYLTIVEDLSSSGCGITYLKDDTSIFPEIGDDVKLFCPYFIEEKDGFIPCKVQRATKDSRKIALGLTFDKPSPEILIKIQDYVSTVLQHST, from the coding sequence ATGATGAGTCAAAGTGCCAAGTTAAAGGCAGCATGCACACCAGGGCTTAGAGTGGCAATCGAACTAGGAGGTCTTAATGATAAGGCTCCTTCCATAGTTCTTGGCGGCTATCCGTCAAAATACGTTCTCCTTAAAGAGCCTATGGTTCACCCCAATGATAAGGCTATTTGGTCTGAATACCTGTACTCTGGCAATGAAGCGACTGTTCGTTACATTTTTGAGGGAGTAGCCTCTGGTTTTAAAACCAACATCATAAAGCTGATAAACTCTCCCGATAAAATACTTTTTTTAAAATACCCCAAGCGCATAGAGACTTATAATCTCAGAAGACATAAACGAATTAACTGCTTCCTTGAAGCAGATGTCATAATCGAAAAACAAAAATATTTGACTATTGTCGAAGATCTCAGCAGCAGCGGATGCGGAATAACTTACCTCAAGGATGATACATCTATTTTCCCTGAAATTGGAGATGACGTTAAGCTATTCTGCCCGTATTTCATTGAAGAAAAAGATGGTTTTATTCCGTGCAAGGTTCAAAGGGCCACGAAAGATTCTCGCAAAATTGCTCTAGGCTTAACCTTTGATAAACCTTCTCCTGAAATTCTTATTAAAATTCAGGATTACGTTTCCACAGTTCTTCAGCACTCAACTTAA
- the bioB gene encoding biotin synthase BioB, whose amino-acid sequence MDRQEKQAMWDAINAGKPIDRHVALAILRASHGELAEILHAAHKVTSLRFGKEVSLCSIANVRSGNCSEDCSFCAQSSHFKGVPAPTYPLMSTEQIKECAEKGGKAPLEYFSYVTSGRALEGKSLSRVCEAVSEMEADKQEISSGGLNSADGNFKHCASLGCLSFESLKKLKESGVSRYHHNLEAAESFFPAVCTTHSYSERIETVRNAKKAGLEVCCGGLLGLGESLEQRVELAVAIATEQVDSIPLNFLVPIPGTPMENNTPLEPLEILLSIAMFRLVNPHSEVRMAAGRGSLRSLQSFIFHAGCNGLMVGDFLTVSGQGLENDLTMLRDLGLTVK is encoded by the coding sequence ATGGACAGACAAGAAAAGCAAGCTATGTGGGATGCAATTAACGCTGGAAAGCCCATAGATAGGCACGTAGCTTTAGCTATTTTAAGAGCTTCGCACGGTGAACTTGCTGAAATTTTACACGCTGCTCACAAAGTGACATCGCTTCGTTTTGGCAAGGAAGTTTCGCTCTGCTCAATTGCCAATGTGCGTAGCGGAAATTGTTCTGAAGATTGTTCATTCTGTGCTCAGTCAAGTCACTTTAAGGGTGTTCCAGCTCCTACGTACCCGCTTATGTCCACTGAGCAGATTAAAGAATGTGCCGAGAAAGGTGGCAAGGCTCCTCTAGAATATTTCAGCTACGTTACCAGCGGAAGAGCGTTAGAAGGTAAGTCACTTAGCCGCGTTTGTGAGGCTGTTTCCGAAATGGAAGCGGATAAGCAAGAGATTAGTTCAGGTGGATTAAATTCTGCGGATGGAAACTTTAAGCATTGCGCTTCACTCGGGTGTTTGAGTTTTGAAAGCTTAAAAAAACTTAAAGAGTCTGGTGTATCTCGTTACCATCATAACCTTGAGGCAGCTGAGAGTTTTTTTCCTGCCGTATGCACTACTCATAGCTATTCAGAAAGAATTGAGACAGTGCGTAATGCTAAAAAGGCGGGACTTGAAGTTTGTTGCGGCGGCTTGCTGGGTCTTGGTGAAAGCCTTGAGCAGCGGGTAGAGCTTGCAGTCGCTATTGCAACCGAGCAGGTTGATTCCATACCTCTCAATTTTCTAGTGCCAATCCCTGGAACTCCGATGGAAAATAACACTCCACTGGAACCGCTTGAGATCTTACTCTCTATTGCAATGTTCCGCCTCGTAAATCCGCACTCTGAAGTCAGAATGGCAGCGGGGCGTGGATCTCTTCGTTCATTGCAATCATTTATTTTTCACGCTGGATGCAATGGACTAATGGTAGGAGATTTTCTAACTGTGTCGGGGCAAGGGCTTGAAAATGACCTTACCATGCTCCGTGATTTAGGACTTACAGTTAAGTAA
- a CDS encoding tetratricopeptide repeat protein, translating into MDDLNQVLGVFSKNTKEKTGAGTTLQKSEHKTYYYVTRTGVDQYHVQPLNERFIPSGLVTTLTKRQFLTSFSPEIDYYERKTLPALKSLNAKILKGEDLFAKGELDDAEQSFARALLIDPANPKANLGMGSVLCSKQNYTKLSKIVNKLLKNDSVFLEAQRQEFNLFAISLRKQSLFEESINFYKKAIELNQEDENLHFNIARSYFDAGQSNEALNHIDKALVIQPDLEWAHKFKTYILKKTKK; encoded by the coding sequence ATGGATGATCTTAATCAAGTACTCGGGGTCTTTTCCAAGAACACGAAGGAAAAGACAGGGGCGGGAACCACCCTCCAAAAATCCGAGCACAAAACATACTACTACGTCACTCGTACAGGAGTTGACCAGTATCATGTTCAACCTTTAAATGAGAGATTTATACCTTCTGGGTTGGTAACAACCCTAACTAAAAGACAGTTTCTCACATCATTCAGCCCTGAAATAGATTATTATGAAAGAAAAACTCTTCCTGCACTAAAATCTCTCAATGCGAAGATTTTGAAAGGTGAAGACTTATTTGCAAAGGGCGAACTTGATGATGCAGAGCAATCTTTTGCACGAGCACTACTCATTGACCCTGCAAACCCCAAAGCAAATTTAGGAATGGGTTCGGTTCTCTGCAGCAAACAGAACTACACTAAACTATCTAAAATAGTTAATAAACTCTTAAAAAATGATTCTGTTTTCTTAGAAGCCCAAAGACAGGAATTTAATCTTTTTGCTATTTCTCTCCGCAAACAATCTCTTTTTGAAGAGTCCATAAATTTTTATAAGAAAGCGATTGAATTGAATCAGGAAGATGAAAATCTTCATTTTAATATTGCAAGATCTTACTTTGACGCAGGGCAGTCTAATGAAGCTTTAAATCATATTGACAAAGCTTTAGTCATTCAGCCAGACTTAGAATGGGCACACAAATTTAAAACATATATACTTAAGAAGACAAAAAAATGA
- a CDS encoding ABC transporter ATP-binding protein, with product MQHLLEVKDLSVEFALRTGALRAVRNVSFNLNKGERLGLVGESGAGKSVTGFSIIKLISQPGYISGGSILFEGKDLAKMSSEEIRNIRGNRISMIFQDPMMTLNPVLTIGTQMTETVLAHMDVSYKEAEEIALKKLKKVYIPSPRKRLAQYPHEFSGGMRQRIVIAISLLTEPSLIIADEPTTALDVTIQAEIMDLLLELCLTDDMGLILITHDLAVVSEVTERIAVMYAGSIVETGLTSEVTTNPAHPYTKGLIAALPQSGGAGDRLTQIPGAMPSLLNMPSGCPFHPRCTICTDICKVEVPQLAPNKSGILVACHHADK from the coding sequence ATGCAACACTTACTCGAAGTAAAAGACTTAAGCGTCGAATTCGCGTTGCGTACCGGAGCTCTAAGGGCTGTGCGTAATGTGAGTTTCAATTTAAATAAAGGCGAAAGATTGGGCTTAGTTGGTGAATCAGGGGCAGGTAAATCTGTGACAGGTTTCTCCATCATCAAACTTATTTCACAGCCGGGTTACATCTCAGGTGGATCAATTCTGTTTGAAGGGAAAGATCTGGCTAAAATGTCCAGTGAAGAGATTCGTAACATTCGCGGCAACAGAATCTCAATGATCTTTCAGGACCCGATGATGACCCTTAATCCGGTTCTCACCATCGGAACTCAGATGACAGAGACTGTTTTAGCGCACATGGATGTATCCTATAAAGAAGCTGAAGAGATTGCTCTTAAAAAGCTCAAAAAAGTTTATATCCCTTCACCGCGAAAACGCCTCGCCCAGTACCCGCATGAATTCTCCGGAGGTATGCGACAGCGCATTGTAATCGCTATATCACTACTTACTGAGCCTTCCCTGATTATAGCAGATGAGCCGACTACAGCGCTCGACGTTACTATTCAGGCAGAGATAATGGATCTACTCCTTGAACTCTGCCTGACTGATGATATGGGACTGATACTTATCACGCACGATCTAGCTGTAGTTTCTGAAGTAACGGAAAGAATTGCTGTCATGTACGCAGGTAGTATTGTCGAAACGGGGCTGACCAGCGAAGTTACAACTAATCCGGCACATCCTTATACAAAAGGACTTATCGCGGCATTGCCGCAAAGTGGCGGTGCTGGAGACAGGTTGACTCAGATTCCAGGCGCGATGCCCTCACTACTCAACATGCCGTCAGGTTGTCCTTTTCATCCCAGATGCACCATTTGTACGGACATATGTAAAGTTGAAGTTCCGCAGCTTGCCCCGAATAAATCCGGTATTCTGGTGGCTTGTCACCATGCCGATAAATAA
- a CDS encoding ABC transporter ATP-binding protein yields MQTDSLVEVKNLVKHFDISGGLLDQLTMENGRITRRHTIVQAVNNISFAIKKGETLSVVGESGCGKSTLARTIMGLYPPNSGEVYYGGERIDQLSSKQMLPFRTKMQMVFQDPYASLNPRMTVRQIIEEPIYFHNKGITRGDAKGRLHKVMRSVGMDPEWANSYPHEFSGGQRQRISIARALAVDPEFIVADEPIAALDVSIQAQVLNLLMDAQEERNLTYLFISHDLSVVEHISTRVAVMYLGCLCELAPAKELFSSPRHPYTQALLSAIPTVGGKRKKHIHLSGDVPTPINLPTGCVFNGRCPHANDRCRMEIPQSMKVGSEGLVVCHAVEEGRI; encoded by the coding sequence ATGCAGACCGATTCCCTCGTAGAAGTAAAAAATCTGGTTAAGCACTTCGATATTTCCGGAGGCTTGCTTGACCAGTTAACAATGGAAAACGGACGAATCACGCGACGCCATACAATTGTTCAAGCTGTAAATAACATCAGCTTCGCAATCAAAAAAGGCGAAACTTTGAGTGTGGTTGGCGAATCCGGCTGTGGTAAATCCACACTTGCCAGAACTATTATGGGTCTCTACCCGCCTAACAGCGGAGAAGTTTATTATGGGGGCGAGCGTATTGATCAGCTTTCTTCCAAACAAATGCTTCCGTTCCGCACCAAAATGCAGATGGTTTTTCAGGACCCGTATGCGTCACTTAATCCGCGCATGACAGTCCGCCAGATAATTGAAGAGCCGATCTATTTTCACAACAAAGGCATTACGCGAGGTGACGCAAAAGGACGTCTTCACAAAGTAATGCGCAGCGTTGGAATGGACCCAGAGTGGGCAAATAGCTATCCGCATGAATTTTCGGGTGGACAAAGACAACGAATCAGCATCGCACGGGCGCTGGCAGTAGATCCTGAATTTATCGTAGCAGATGAGCCTATAGCGGCACTTGATGTTTCAATTCAGGCGCAGGTACTTAATCTGCTCATGGATGCACAGGAAGAGCGCAATCTAACTTACCTGTTCATCAGCCATGACTTGTCGGTTGTTGAGCACATAAGCACCAGAGTTGCGGTTATGTATCTTGGTTGTCTATGTGAGCTGGCGCCGGCGAAAGAACTGTTCTCATCACCTAGGCATCCGTACACACAGGCCCTGCTCTCCGCAATTCCAACAGTTGGCGGAAAACGTAAGAAACATATTCACCTATCAGGTGACGTTCCTACACCAATAAACCTGCCTACAGGCTGTGTTTTTAATGGTAGATGCCCGCATGCTAATGACCGTTGCCGGATGGAAATACCGCAGAGTATGAAAGTCGGCAGTGAAGGGTTGGTCGTATGCCACGCAGTAGAAGAAGGACGAATATAA
- the bioD gene encoding dethiobiotin synthase, producing MNIPGIFITGTGTDIGKTVVTAGLARLFNKAGVKVLPVKPAQSGGVRQPNGKLGSPDGDVYKSAGAEWNVEIQCPYIFEPACSPHLAAKLAGVELDVSSIAGKVRSLEGSGTLLVEGAGGVLVPLNGKSTMLDLMKELSYPVVLVAGNKLGTINDSLLSLMALKQAGVKVCGVIMTACEGPAPSEFGMAEDNIRSIENFSGVKVLSSIPYISDWNVDELRCWEEVDRALSGINISSF from the coding sequence ATGAATATTCCCGGTATTTTTATAACAGGAACAGGTACAGACATCGGTAAAACCGTTGTCACAGCAGGCCTAGCGAGGCTTTTTAATAAAGCTGGCGTGAAGGTTTTACCTGTAAAACCAGCCCAATCCGGCGGAGTTCGCCAGCCAAATGGTAAGCTGGGTTCGCCTGATGGGGATGTTTATAAAAGTGCCGGAGCTGAATGGAATGTAGAAATTCAGTGTCCGTATATATTTGAACCTGCCTGTTCTCCTCATTTGGCTGCAAAGCTAGCTGGCGTTGAACTTGATGTCAGCTCTATTGCTGGAAAAGTGAGGTCTCTTGAAGGGAGTGGAACGCTGCTTGTTGAAGGGGCTGGAGGGGTTTTAGTTCCTCTGAACGGGAAAAGCACTATGCTGGACCTGATGAAAGAACTTTCGTACCCTGTTGTCCTTGTTGCCGGAAATAAGCTGGGCACAATCAATGATTCTTTACTTTCTCTGATGGCCTTAAAACAGGCCGGAGTAAAAGTGTGCGGCGTGATTATGACTGCTTGCGAAGGTCCTGCGCCTTCCGAATTCGGTATGGCTGAAGATAATATACGCTCCATAGAAAATTTTTCCGGAGTTAAAGTCTTGTCCTCCATTCCATATATTTCGGACTGGAATGTTGATGAACTTCGTTGCTGGGAAGAAGTAGACCGCGCCCTTTCTGGTATTAATATTAGCTCATTTTAA
- the bioA gene encoding adenosylmethionine--8-amino-7-oxononanoate transaminase, with product MSNNEPMISFDRDHIWHPYTSAVNPLTVYPVAGTDGVRIILEDGTELIDGMASWWCAIHGYNNPVLSKALCDQAQKMPHVMFGGLTHEPAVTLARKLIDLSPAPLQHVFFADSGSVSVEVALKMAIQYFQGTGRTEKNRIMTIRNGYHGDTLGCMSVCDPVNGMHSLFSSVLPKHIFAEAPSCRYDEGCTDEDFADFKSKIESHAHELAAVILEPVVQGAGGMRFYSPEYLKRVREACDEHDVLLICDEIATGFCRAGAVFGSDLAGISPDIMCVGKAITGGYMTLAATLATEKVAQGISSDGGVFMHGPTFMANPLACAVANASLDLLVESNWEERIPQITTMLEDGFSPCANLPTVAEVRCLGTIGVVEMKQPVDLDAIQAEFVKRGVWVRPFGKLIYVMPPYVISNLELEALTSAICEVVSLQG from the coding sequence ATGAGTAATAACGAACCTATGATTAGCTTTGATCGAGATCACATTTGGCATCCATATACTTCGGCTGTTAATCCGCTAACAGTTTATCCCGTTGCCGGAACTGACGGGGTACGCATTATCCTTGAAGACGGTACAGAGCTTATTGACGGCATGGCTTCATGGTGGTGCGCCATTCACGGGTATAATAATCCTGTGCTCAGCAAAGCTCTTTGCGATCAAGCGCAGAAGATGCCTCATGTAATGTTCGGCGGTCTAACTCACGAGCCGGCTGTTACTCTAGCCCGTAAATTAATAGATCTTTCGCCTGCACCTTTGCAGCATGTGTTTTTTGCAGACTCTGGGTCGGTATCGGTTGAAGTTGCGCTTAAAATGGCGATTCAATACTTTCAGGGAACGGGCCGTACTGAAAAGAATAGGATAATGACCATTCGTAACGGCTATCATGGCGATACGCTCGGATGTATGTCTGTGTGTGATCCAGTAAACGGGATGCATTCCTTATTTTCCTCAGTTTTACCTAAACATATTTTTGCTGAAGCTCCTTCCTGTCGTTACGATGAAGGGTGTACTGATGAAGATTTTGCGGACTTTAAAAGCAAAATTGAATCTCACGCGCATGAGCTTGCGGCTGTTATTCTTGAGCCTGTGGTACAGGGTGCTGGCGGTATGCGTTTTTATTCTCCCGAGTACCTTAAAAGGGTACGCGAAGCGTGTGATGAGCATGACGTTTTACTTATTTGCGATGAGATAGCGACTGGATTTTGCCGTGCCGGGGCTGTGTTTGGCAGTGATCTCGCCGGAATCAGTCCCGATATTATGTGCGTAGGCAAAGCCATAACAGGCGGCTATATGACCCTTGCCGCAACTCTTGCCACTGAGAAAGTCGCTCAAGGGATTTCATCTGATGGTGGGGTTTTCATGCACGGGCCAACTTTCATGGCTAATCCGCTTGCCTGCGCTGTTGCGAATGCATCCTTAGATCTACTTGTTGAAAGTAATTGGGAAGAGCGCATTCCGCAGATCACAACAATGCTTGAAGACGGGTTTTCGCCTTGCGCGAATCTCCCGACTGTAGCTGAGGTTCGATGTCTTGGTACTATAGGTGTTGTTGAGATGAAACAGCCTGTAGATTTGGACGCGATTCAGGCTGAATTTGTGAAGCGGGGCGTTTGGGTGCGGCCTTTCGGGAAGCTTATTTATGTGATGCCTCCTTATGTTATTTCCAACCTTGAGCTTGAAGCTCTCACTTCCGCTATTTGCGAAGTGGTAAGTTTACAGGGGTAA
- a CDS encoding ABC transporter permease — protein sequence MKTRSRLQRFKESYFLHDFLRDPVALTSFCILVVFLILGFAAHLIAPFNPYDSININIMDAEIPPAWLPGGNPDFLFGTDGQGRDLFSTMLYGLRVSLIIGFGAVALQAFIGIFVGLIAGFMGKSVESILMRIADVQLSFSTYMVAIFISAIFQAAFGLAKYEEIAVPLLILIIGFAEWPQYARTVRASVLAEKKKEYVEAAKVIGLSKTRIMWRHVLPNTLSPVFVISTIQVANAIMSEAALSFVGLGMPVTQPSLGSLINVGFEYIFSGSWWITMFPGIVLVVLILVINLLGDWLRDFLNPKLYKG from the coding sequence ATGAAAACTAGATCTCGATTACAAAGATTTAAAGAGTCATATTTTCTACACGACTTTTTACGCGACCCGGTCGCTCTTACCAGTTTCTGCATCCTAGTTGTGTTTCTCATATTGGGATTTGCGGCGCACCTCATTGCTCCCTTCAATCCATATGACTCCATAAACATAAACATTATGGATGCCGAGATTCCACCAGCATGGTTGCCCGGTGGAAATCCAGATTTCCTATTCGGCACTGACGGACAGGGAAGGGATCTGTTCTCAACCATGCTTTACGGCCTGAGAGTATCTCTTATTATCGGATTCGGAGCTGTTGCCCTACAAGCATTCATAGGAATATTCGTCGGACTTATTGCCGGATTCATGGGCAAAAGTGTCGAATCAATCTTGATGCGAATTGCGGACGTACAGCTTTCATTCTCAACATACATGGTTGCTATCTTTATTTCCGCAATATTTCAGGCGGCTTTCGGTCTTGCAAAATATGAAGAAATTGCAGTTCCGCTACTTATCCTGATTATCGGATTTGCAGAATGGCCTCAATATGCACGAACTGTCCGCGCTTCCGTACTGGCGGAAAAAAAGAAAGAATATGTTGAAGCCGCTAAAGTCATAGGGCTATCAAAAACACGTATAATGTGGAGACACGTTCTCCCCAATACTCTTTCTCCGGTATTTGTTATTTCAACAATTCAAGTTGCGAATGCTATTATGAGCGAAGCGGCCCTGTCCTTTGTCGGACTTGGAATGCCCGTCACTCAGCCATCACTTGGTTCACTTATCAACGTGGGTTTTGAGTACATTTTCAGCGGATCGTGGTGGATCACTATGTTCCCGGGAATTGTACTTGTTGTCCTCATTCTAGTTATCAATTTACTTGGTGACTGGCTTAGAGATTTCCTGAACCCCAAGCTGTATAAGGGATAA